One Peromyscus leucopus breed LL Stock chromosome 4, UCI_PerLeu_2.1, whole genome shotgun sequence genomic region harbors:
- the LOC114686038 gene encoding olfactory receptor 3 produces MRLKNQSSVSEFLLLGLPIRPEQQNVFFTLFLAMYLTTVLGNLLIILLIRLDSRLHTPMYFFLSHLAFTDISFSSVTVPKMLTKVQSQHIAITYEGCVSQTYFFIFFADLDSFLITSMAYDRYVAICHPLHYTIIMSQSLCAMLVGMSWVIASACALLHTLLLAQLSFCADHTVPHFFCDLGALLKLSCSDTSLNQLVIFTAGLAAIMLPFLCILISYGRIGFTILRVPSTKGICKALSTCGSHLSVVALYYGAIIGLYFLPPSNSTNDNNIIASVMYTVVTPMLNPFIYSLRNKDMKAALRKLLNRKTDFSN; encoded by the coding sequence ATGAGGCTCAAAAACCAAAGCAGTGTGTCTGAATTCCTCCTCCTGGGGCTCCCTATCAGACCAGAGCAGCAGAATGTCTTCTTCACCCTGTTCCTGGCCATGTACCTGACCACGGTGCTGGGGAACCTGCTCATCATCCTGCTCATCAGGCTGGACTCTCgcctccacacacccatgtacttcttcctcagccacTTGGCCTTCACAGACATTTCCTTTTCATCTGTCACTGTCCCAAAAATGTTAACAAAAGTGCAGAGCCAGCACATAGCCATCACCTATGAGGGGTGTGTTTCACAGACAtactttttcatattctttgctgACTTGGACAGTTTCCTTATCACTTCAATGGCCTATGACAGGTATGTGGCCATCTGTCACCCTCTGCATTACACCATCATCATGAGTCAGAGCCTTTGTGCCATGCTGGTAGGTATGTCCTGGGTCATAGCTTCTGCTTGTGCTCTTTTGCACACTCTCCTCCTAGCCCAGCTTTCCTTCTGTGCTGACCATACTGTCCCCCATTTCTTCTGTGACCTGGGTGCCCTGCTCAAGTTGTCCTGCTCTGACACATCCCTCAACCAATTGGTAATCTTCACAGCAGGATTGGCAGCTATTATGCTTCCGTTTCTATGCATCCTCATTTCTTATGGCCGTATTGGATTCACTATCCTCCGGGTTCCCTCAACCAAGGGCATCTGCAAAGCCTTGTCTACTTGTGGGTCCCACCTCTCAGTGGTGGCTCTCTATTATGGGGCAATTATTGGTCTCTATTTTCTGCCACCATCCAACAGTACTAATGACAATAACATAATTGCTTCAGTGATGTACACAGTGGTCACTCCCATGCTGAATCCTTTCATTTATAGCTtgagaaataaagacatgaaagcGGCTTTAAGAAAACTCTTGAACAGGAAGACAGATTTTTCCaactga